In Lasioglossum baleicum chromosome 1, iyLasBale1, whole genome shotgun sequence, the genomic window TCTTCGGATGACCTATTAGTCCCTAAGGAATACGTTATGCCGTCTTTATCGATCTACGAAGTGTTGAGACACTTTCGTACTCTGGTACGCTTATCGGCCTTTAGGTTCGAGGATTTCTGCGCCGCCCTTATTTGCGAGGATCAAACCAACTTACTGGCGGAGATACATACAATGCTCATCAAAGCTCTCCTTCGGGAAGAGGATTCTCAGCAGACGCACTTTGGTCCTCTCGATCAGAAAGACTCTGTGAACGTTAGTTTGTATTTTGTGGATCCGATGTCTTGGCCAGAAGTGCTACGCTCTTACGTAGAAAGCGACAAGTGCTTCGACGAgaatattctacatatattatcGACTTGCGAATACCCGTTCACTTCTATCGAGGACAGACTCAAGGTGCTCCAGTTTTTAACAGATCAGTTTTTAATCACGAATCCTGTAAGAGAAGATCTGCTGCACGAAGGTATATTTTAAAAGATATTTCATGGCGTTCCTTTCGCTACATTTCGCATAAATGATTTATTGAATCGGCAGGAGAAACGAATGTGTCCATGCCGAACAATTAAGTTTTCCTTTTTTCGCTAAAGAGTATCAATTTTTCTTAACGTTTCATTTAACAAATTACTTTGACTTTAACAAATTACTAGTTTTTGCTTCTTTTTCTAGGAAATATGCATTACGACGACCACTGCAGAGTTTGCCATCGTCTGGGCGATTTGTTATGTTGCGAAACCTGCCCAGCTGTATTTCACTTGGAGTGCGTTGAACCTCCGTTAGTCGATGTTCCCACAGAGGACTGGCAGTGTAGTACGTGTAAAGCTCATAAAGTGACCGGCGTCGCCGATTGTATACCCGATGTCGAGAAGAACGGTTCGCTATGCCGTCAGGAACATTTAGGATTCGACAGACATGGCAGGAAATATTGGTTTCTTGCTAGAAGAGTTTTCGTGTAAGCTACAGCTCGTCGAAAGAACACAAAGTCTCGTTAAAACGCTCTTTCTATGTTGATATTATACAATTGTCTTATTACAGTGAAAGCGACGACGGCGAGGTTTGGTATTACAGCACACCTTTACAATTAGACGAATTGTTGCTTACGTTAGATCGTATTGAAATGGAAGTTGCACTGTACCGTGAATTATCAGATTACAAAGACGAAATTGTACGACAAATGGAACTCACAGAATCAATTACTAATCAATTTAAGGGTAACAAGAAGTCGTACCTAGAAGTAGAAAATAGTAAGTTCAGATAAACTGTCTGTTTTATATGCGTGTGTTGCATGAATTTCCAAGGTTTAACGCTTAACGTCTTAATTCTAGGTCTcatattaaaattacaaaaagaaCGGCAGGAGAAGCAAGAGAAGGAAGAGGAAGATAAGAAGGAGAAGCAAAGACAAGAGGCTGAAGATATGGTACGGAGAATACACGAGGGCTCGGATTCTCTCGAAGCGCAGCTGGCTGCTGTAACGGATCAAGCAACAAAGCCAGCCGAAGAGTCGTCTACGAGAGAAAGTGCTGCCCCCGAGATGGTAGCAGAAAATGTAGAAGTAGATAGCGTAGATACCGATTTAGACGCAGCAAATAAAACTGTGAAGACGTCTACATCGTCCTCCGAAGAAATCGACGAAGAAGCCTTGGAAGAGGAAGAGGGTATTTCGAAAATCGGTAAAGACGGTAAGTTGTACGGTAATTTCAGGTGTTCAGGGTTAAAATAAAAAACGAGTGAATCGCGCTTAACGAGTTACGTTAATTTCGCAGGTAAGAAACATACAATCGTAACAAGATCGAAAACAGGGTCTTTGCAGCCTAGAACGTTTAACATGGACGATTTGAAGAGACGCACCGGTACGCAAATATCGAAAGAAGAGTTGGAAAAGTTGGATAAAAGTTTGAAGGAAGAGGGAGACGGTGGTACACGATTGACAAGGCAGAAAGCCCACCAAATAGCTTCCGGTACTCACCTCTTCAAGTTGGGCATGGACAACAACTTTAAGTCGTACGTGAACCAATACAGCACGAACCCTATCGCTCTGAACAAAGCCCAGCGCAACGAGGAACGCGACAAAAAGAGACATTTGTCGCATAAATTCTCGCTGACTCAAGCGTCCGAGTTCAAATGGGTGGGAAGTTTGACTGGAACCCGGGCACTTCTGGTCAGCACCCTCCGTCAAACGATCCTTCAACTCGAAAGTAGCATTCAGGCACCGTACATGCACACCAACTGGCCTCTTCTGCGCAAACCTTGGACCACGGCAGTGGGCGCATGCATAAATCCAAGAGATTTCGCGCGAGCTCTGATCGTGTTACAGGCGTGCATCAAGTCGGTGGTGTTTGCTAGCGTATGGCACGATCAGCTGGGACACGTCAAGTTGCAAAGAGTAACGGCTCTCGAAAGAGAGGAGAAGAAGCGGCAGGATAAAAAAGACAAGAAGGAGAGAGAAGACGAGGAGGAACGGAACCGTTTGTTTAATTTTGTCAAGTACACGTTAGGCTTGAAACACCAAGTGTGGAAACAGAAAGGGGAAGAGTACAGAATCCATGGACAAGGCGGATGGCTGTGGGTGTCTGCTAGTCGCCGCTACAAACTCTCCGATATGACGAAGTTAGGTCTTCGGACGGGTCCGCAAAAGATCATGGTACAAATCAGAGATCAAGAGGGATTGAAGATATTAGCTCTGGATCCTCCCACTTACGACTTCTTGATCAAGGAGTACTGTCCTACGAAAAAGGAGGAAAACGTGGAAGTGAAAGTCAAGCAGGAGATCAAAGAGGAGGAGACCTCTAAGGATGCTATGGATACATCGGTGAAGCAAGAATGCAAAGCGGAAAACTTAAAGTCGGAACCGACTGAGAAGAAGAACAGTGCAGAAACGACAAAGTCGGACGAGACAGACTCTAAAACTGATTCGCAATCGGTTAAGCAGgaaacaaaaatgaatttgTCATGTACGTATCGCAAGCAAGTTTTCGTTTTGTTCGCAGCGTGTTCGTTTAATTATTAACTTGTTTTATTCGTTTTATAGTCTTAGCAGGTATAAAAATCGAGAAGGTTTTCACACCGATCAAAGAGTTCGAGGAGATCGATATCACTAAAGCGCTGACTACCAACGGAAGACTCCATTATCCAAAAATTGCGAAAAAGATTAGGATCGACGATTTTCTAGCGCGTCGAACACACTTGAAGCTTTTGGAAGAAAGAAGACTATTACAGACTGTAAGTAAATtcgatctcgataaaaatttattccgaTAATGGGGTAAAATCTGATCCCGAATGAATGTGTGTGGTTGCGTGTTAGGAAAAATCAAAAGAGCAGCAGAATCAACCTGCGAGTCAAAAGACTGAAGGAGAGTCTGAAGTTGACATTGAAAATAATGAGGAAAGCGATACGGACGGTGGTGAACATACTCTGCAAAGTATACTTACTGGAAAGCAGCCTAGTAAAACGATATCTACGTCGGCCAGGGAGATGCTGGCTGTAATAGGGAAGCGTATTCAGCAGGTGAAGGCACAGTACGCGAATATCATGAGACTCACCAAGAATAGTAATTGTTATTCACGGTATTGCAACATGACAACGCCGCCGGGGAAGATTGGCAGCACAACGCAGAGTCTAACGTCTACATGTTACTCTCCCATATGTCTCCAAAAGGCCAGATTGAAGCGTGATCTTATTACGCTGTTGAGAAAGGCCAATGCTTTGAATAACAATCAATCGTCGACCGCCGCTTTGGTGGTTAATACATCCGCGGCACAAGCGCAACAAACCGGAATAAAAACGGAAGGAAGCGACGAGAGCAAAGAAGCGATTAAAAAAGATTTGGAGTCCGCGGTGGCGTTGGCAACGCATTGTAAGGAAGAAACACCAGCTACCAACGTGGTGAGAGATGTATCTTCTTCACCCCCTACCAAGAAAATGAAAATCGAATCTAATCAGAAAGCAGACAACAACGGGAATTCTGAAAATGTGGACGTAGTGACGACTACAACGAGTAACGTGGTCACCACTACAACCGTAACCACAACGCAGCAGACTGTAAAGACTGTAGACGGTGTAGTGCAGAGTATGCAGGAAAACATGACATCGAAAAATTCAGTTACATTTTCATCCGAAGTGAAAACTAGGTAAGGAATAGTTTGCTTTTAAATTTGCTTTTTTTATGGCCGCACAGCGGTCGTCAAAGTGTCGATTACACTTCTTCTTGGCTTTGTTGAGAGTGAATTTCTTTGAACAATATCGATCGTTTGAACAGCACGGGGCAGAAGACAACGATTGTCAATCGAAGAGGCAGAACCGTGCAGAGGAGTACAGTTGCCAAAGAGTTAAACGCTGACGGTACAGAGAGAGTTTATAGCGCCGTTTCGACCGAGGGAAAGATTTACCTGAAGAAAGTCTCGATTTCTTTAGCGGATAGGAAAAAGAAGCGTACCCCCGTTAAGTACCCGTTGTGTTCCACATTTTGCACAAAAAATAAGCATCGTAGTATATTACTGCTTCCGCAACACGAGTTACGAAAATTGGCTAGAGTCGGTGGACGAATGCCAGTTCAAGGATTCCATCATGTTGCTAAGGTACGCTTGTTGTACACTTTTCCTTTACGTTCGCATCAACGGTAGAAAAGTTAGCGTGTGCCCGGCGTAACACGAGTTTTATTTCAGGCAAATATGTCTGTTTGGCCGTATCCGTGTCCTAGACCATTGTTCAAGACTTGTTGGTTGTACAGAACAGTAGGGATAAAATCGCTATCAGCGGCAGCTCTACAATTAAGAATATTATGGGGGTGCCTTCGATGGGACGACATGGCCGCAAAGCCGTTGTCCACGGATGGCAAACATCAAATCACAACAGATACCGAAATCATGTCATTAGAGATACTCAAGCACCGTCATGTTGGTCAATTTCTAGATAAAGCACAGTACTTACGCAGGAAGGTTGTCATACCATTGGAATTGCCGAAACAAGTCAGAGGTTAGCGGTAAcagtaacaaataaataaatatcacgATGCAAATCATAATatcttttatatattatttatttcggcTTTGCAGCTCAGAAATCGACTtggtttacaattttctaattttcgTTTTTCTCTTCTACACATATAGTCCACCTTATCTATGTTCTTATACGTATATTGTGATACAAACGATTTTACATCTGCAGAGGTAACATCTATAAGGAGCGGTCTTAGAAAGAGAAAACGACCAGAATCGCCGCAAAGCACCGAACCACAAGTCACAGAGGAGTGGGTTGACGAGGATAAATTAGAATTGTGGGAAATTAAGCAGTACGGCGACAGGTATGGTAGTACAGAATGTCGAACGATTCTataaaagattaaaagagttgTCGCATTCAATATTTCTTTTCGCTATATTTTCTGGATTTGTTAAACGATAATCAAATTTGACACGTTGATCgccgattcagcaagcacgcaaatgaatttttaatacattatctaccggcaattatttcataatttctgAGAGTTTTCGAACCTCCTTTTGTGCATTCGACACCTGACACTTTCTCACCTTATAAAATCACACTCGATGTCTCACCTATCCTTGTTTAACACCATCCGATACTAACCCTCCGCTTGATGTGTGTCCTCTCCAGGTTAGAGAAGGCTAATGCCCAGATTATTACTAGGAGTCGATCGGGTCAGCCACAATCTGCAGGTGCTGGTTCGAACAGGAATTCAGGATCCACTGTAGGGTTGGGTGATCAGCTTGTTAGCGGCAAAGCAACACCGGAGGAGATCAAAGAAAAAATGGAACAACAGTTGCGCATGCAGAGAGCTGCCCATCAGCAGAAGAGGGCTTTAGAGACACTGAAGAGTCCGGCTAACTCTGCCACGTCTACGCAACTTGTTAAAGTTACTACTACTAACTCTGCTCATGGTGAGAGAGCCAGCCCCACTCTAttcgattaaatttattttgttcaagttgaaattaatttgatattatattCGATGTGTATCGCATAGACGGCACGGTGAAATTGGTTTCGAAGGTAGCGATACCGGCAAATCCAAATAGCGGAACTAAATCACAACTAACTTCCCTTCTGACGACTCCTACGCAAAACAAGACTTTCCTCGGAACCAGACGTATTTATATGACGAAATGTAAATATCAATTTATACCGCTAGACTCGTAATTCGATGTATGTATACCTATTCAacgttttatatttctttcgaATAGCGGCTGATGGCACAACAAAAGTTGTTTCCGGGCCTACAAGCATTTTGCCGAAGACACAGTTGCAATCTGGAAATCAGCAGTCGTTGATCAAAGTTTCTGGCCAAGCAGGTGTTTATTTGATTCGGTGTTATAGCGGCATAGACGAATTTCTGACATCTTCGGTTGATCAATTTCCTTTGcttttttttcatgaaatagCACCCGTGCAGCAAATTCAACAGAAGGTACAGATTTTAAGAGGACCGGATGGGAAGCTGCAAGTTCGAGGCTTGATGCCTGGTCAGCAATTGGTTCAAATGCCGGATGGAAAATTGCATGTGTTGAACACTGGTCAAGCGATTGCGACCACACCCGCGCAATCTGCTGCGAACAGTTCAACTACACAggtaacatttttcaagtcaatTAGCAAGTacactctgaaaatttcaagtATTCAAGTATTAGAAGAACTTATTTTAAATGATGAAACGTTCTTCAAGGCGAAACCTGCTACCACAACAAGCGGAACCAAAGCGGCTGCAACGCCTAATGCTACAGCTGCCAAGGCTAGTCCGACTAAAGCAACAGCGAACGCAACGCAACAAATTCAGGGAGCGCAGCAACCGCAAGCGCAGTCTCAACAGGCTGCGCAACGTCCAGCAACAACCGTGGCGATCGCAACACCAACGCAAGCAACCAAAAACGCTATTGTGGTGGCTAACACCGGACAACTTGTTCAGGGTACACAAGTACGTGTAAAGCGATAACTCCGTGAAATGTAAATTGTACCAGTGATTATGACagtgagacgagacgagacctCTGAAATAACAAGAGAAAAGATGAATTTATTTGGAATTTTGACTTGCCCCTCTTTCATAATCACCGGCGCAACTGTGGTACAAAGCATTATACAACAGAAGTattaatgcgttatgaatttCTAGGTTCTGTCCTCCGGTGGCCAAGTAATCAGTGGTAATCAAATAGTAGTGACTAATGCGAACCTAGCCCAGCAACTTGCAACAGGCAAAGCTCAATTAACGACGATCGGTGGCCATCAAGTAGTGATTCGTAGTACACCGACGGGCAATCAAATTGTGCATTTAAATTCAACGAATAGTAGTATTATCGTTAAAAATACCATCACACCGAATAAGCAACAAGGTTCGCTCTTTTAAACTAACGTACGAAATGGTGGAGCTTTTAAAACAGTTGACCTTCGTGATATAGCTCTACCTATAAAATGAAGTGAACGACACCTATACATGCTCCTAGAAATGAAGCGCACCCGTTTTAAAtgctccaccctgtataatttagacGAAAAGAATCCGAGAAATATTAATGATCCTTTTTTTGTGTTCAGTTCCTGCGTTACAAACTACTCAAACAACGACAGCAACGACGACAGGAACACAGTCCACGGAAACGACAAGCACCACCGTCGTCGGCAGCAACGCGACTACAAACGCAAGCGCGACGAACACTACCGCTTCCAATCAAGCCTCCACTGCTCCAGCACCTGGAAGCGTGGAGGCATCTTTGTTAGCTGGTCAACCACCTGGCACCGTCATTAAATGCGTCACAGCCCAAGTGATTCAAACCACTCAAGGGCCTCGCATAGTCTTACAGGGTTTACAGGGCGCAGACTTCACACCGCAGCAACTCGCGATGGTGCAGCAGCAGGTCAAACAACAACTGCTGAAAGGTTCGATATCGGATACCGTTATACGTTGCACGCATGTTTCGCGTCTAATGTTTTTTTAATGGTGCACAACAATTCGTTTTTTAGCTCAAGCTACCACAGGAAAGCAAGGTGTACTAGGGCCTACAAAAATTTATTTGGCTGTTCAACCAGCACCAAACAGCCAGCAAGCTCTTCAGAGCTCTCAGAGCTCCACGACAGTAAATACTCCTGCGACAAAGTCGCAGACTGCACAGCAATCAGCTGTTTCACCTCCAGCTGCAACTGGTTTGTATTAGAAATGTCGTACTCCTTAAGGAAGACGGGATATTCCGATTTTCCATGACCGTTCTCGCGCGAATTTTTACGATTCTTTTTCCAGAAAAACTATCGAACATATTTTGCATATCGGAATTTTGCTTACACATTTATTGGAATTCGATGTACACGTGTgattttttcaagtaaaaataatcaaaattacatgagttatatatttttttttatacattcttTTGCAAAGCAGCGGCATTTTCAAGTCGAATTACATACCGATTTTGCTCCTTGATACCCAAATAATATCCTGTTTTCTTGTTATCGATTCTTCTTCGAAAAGAAATTATGAACGTCGGAGAAGTTATAATTGCTACCGTAAAACAAATCGTAGTACAAAGAGTTAACACGAATTTATTGATTTTGTGAATTGTATTTTGGCTTTGACAGAACCGCAAACAGGAACAGAAAGCATTCCAGAGCTTCCAGCGACAACTGAAAAACCGAAAGTGGTTGTTCAACAAGTTGGACAGCCGAGTGTGCCCGCCGACGACGAGTCGCAGAAAACAAGCGTAGCGAACGGTCAGCAACCATTGCAAACTATGAAGGAAGGAAGCGACTCTTCGGGCAATAAGTTTATTTTAACGCCTGACTATATCCAACAAAGTTAGTAACTACTCAATCATTtagtaatttttttttcatgataACTAACTTAGAATTAGTTGGTAACGATCGTGAATGTTTGCAGCTATTAAAAACGCGTTGAAACAAGAGAATCTGAATCCGGAGATAGAGGAGAAGCTACTGCAACTGCAACGATACCAAGAGAAACAAATGAAGGGGAGTGTCGAAAACTCGATAGCCACCAATCAAAGTCACGCTACGCCTACGGTTACAACGCCGCGTGTTCCATCACGCAAAAGACCAGCACCCTCTAACATTCCAACAACAACTACCCCGACGAGCACGCAATCGTTAACAAATGACCAGGACGGAGAGTGGGAAACGCCTAGAAAGAAACCCGCGATAAAACAAGATAATCGCGAAACCCCAAAGTAAGTTCACGCTCAGGTGAATTACGCTTACGTACccttcgattttgatcatttttcgATATATTCTAGAAAAACTATCGATGCCCGAAGTAACAACGTTTGCGTGAAATAATTATGCACGGGACCATTAGGCACAAATTGTTTATTCTCCGAAATTGATGTAGCGATCCATTTATTAACGCTTCACACTTTACGGTTTTCCCTCTCGAATACGAAAGGAAAAACAGTGAAGTTTAATATTTAgttaaatattttgataaaaatgtagtattatttaatatataaatagttTCACTGCAAATTTCAACTATTTTCAGCAGatttttaattcttgtaaaatTTACTAACACAGAGTTGGAATCGGCATATCCTCTTCCAACTTCGACTCCGAATGCACGACTCCACAGCCCTAAATCGACAGAATTTACTGTAGCGAAACCGATAGAAAATCATGCAACGGAGAAAGTTgctgaaaatgttgaaatttataacgtatccaaaaatcattttgattttgattttggATTGAAAGAAGGAAATGAATCGTTGTGCAAATGATAATTGTTTTGCGTAGGGTACTAAGAGTCGAGCCAACGGAGACCGAGTTGACGCCAAAAAATCGAGCAGCAAAGTTGAAAGACAGTCAGGAGTTAAGAAGAAAGCAACAAGTGCATTCCCGAATGCAGGTTTTATTGTTTAGACATAAAGAATTGCTTAAGAAGGATATCCTGAAGAAGAGAGCATTACTAGAGAAAGAATTGCAAATAGACATTCAAGTAGGTTGTCGTAAACATTACTgtgatttttctttatttcgcgttggagatatatatatatgtatatatttgatTCGCTTGGTTACAGAAGGACCTGTCAGCGGAGCTGGCCTCAAGAACGAAAGCAGAAAGACACAAGCAGGACGAGGTGAAAGTAGGCAGTGCAAAGCGCAAAGCTAATGCTCAAGTGGCTCAACAAGTCAGCCCACCTAACAGAGGCGGAAGGCCAAAGAAGTATAAAGCGCAAGGGAGTAGCAACACGCCACCTGGTGCATCGACTGCGTCAGCTACCAATAGAATTAAGAAAGAGAAGTTGTATTGCTTGTGCAGAACACCTTACGATGAGACCAAGTGAGTACCAGAATAGAAATCTTTTGCATAATGCATATGTAGAATCAGAAGAAAAATGCAAAagctgaagtcgtttggtccatttagaaaaacagttattctgatttaaagagtGTGCCACGATCAATCATGAGACTAACCGTGTACTGTTCGTTGAAATAATTGTAAACTGTTTGCGATAGATTTTACGTGGGATGCGATCTCTGTAACAATTGGTTCCACGGAGACTGTGTGGGTATCACGGAGGAAATGTGTAAAACCCTTTCCGAATTTGTTTGCACCGAGTGCAGACACGCGAGAGATACTCAAGAACTGTATTGTCTATGTAAACAGCCTTACGACGAATCTCAGTATGTCATATGCAAAATTATTGGTGTCATATGAAATTTCTGGACAAGATGGATGCGTCAACATTTATTTCTGTGTGTTTACAGATTTTATATATGCTGTGACAAATGTCAGGATTGGTTCCACGGTCGATGCGTTGGCATACTTCAATCGGAAGCAGAAAATATCGACGAGTACGTTTGTCCGAATTGTCAACGAAACTCTTCTGTTAATTTTGCCAACATGAAAAACCTGAATGCGAAAGACCTCGATCTCTTGAAGAAGCTaattaaacaaatacaggtaatATATTTCAAACGAACAATGAACAAATAATTTTACttctttttcaaaaaattgaaaataaatagtGCGCGTCGTTTGTAATGTTCAAGTATTATTTTTCACGAAAGTAATGTCTGTTGTGATATTTAGGCACACAAAAGCGCTTGGCCATTTATGGAACCCGTGGATCCAAATGAAGCTCCTGACTACTACAAAGTTATAAAAGAACCAATGGGTAAGTGAATCCATCAGTTTCTCGTGATCAAGATTTACTATTCGCATAGATTCTCTTGATACGTGTCTGTGGATCTTTGTGGGAACAACAATGATTAATATATCAATAAAAACACAAGGATCTACAGTCTGCTTATTACGATTAGTGTTCGGTGTTTCGGATATTTAATAAAACGAATAAATTACAGACCTGCAAACAATAGAATTGAGGATAAACGATAGATCATACAAGAAGCTAAGCGAATTCATCGGAGACATGACAAAGATATTCGACAACTGTCGTTATTACAATCCGAAAGAGTCGCCGTTCTTTAAGTGCGCGGAATCCTTAGAAACATATTTTGTCCATAAGATTAAGAGCTTGAGAGAAAAGTTTTCCGAAGGGAAATAAGTACCCAAAcgtcgagcgagcgagcgagagagagagagagagagagagagagagagagagagagagagagagagagagagagagagagagagagagagagagagagagagagagagagagagtgagagagagagaaggggggaTACATATATGAGAACAATAACTGAAACATCAGCCGTTTAATTTCTGCAGTGAAAAAAAGGATCGATTTGTGCCAGTACACGTAGGAAAGAGACATTAAAAGTAGCCATAAGTTCGTAACAATAGGACACGTTCGTCCACTATTTATTAGAGTTGTGTGAACAGTTTTGATTTGCCCTCGCGAGAGCGTACTTTATTTGAAATAGTGGCACACAGTGAATTTTGGACCAGTCTTAGTCTGTTTTAATTGTAATCGTTTCATTGGTTGCTAGATGATCAACTTGAACAATGAAGAAAAAACACACACAGTCTCGCTTGAAGAAAAGAGAACGAACGATTTACCGTTAAgattgtaaacaaaaattttgataTCTGTATCATACGTTTTAACGTGGTGACGTGCTAACTTTTATTGTTGATCTATGTCGATTTAACAAGGAAAAGACGTGCAATACATAACGATTTCTTTCGTTACGTTCGATTTGATCAAGGGGAAAATACTTTCATTCGGTTATCTTTGTAAATAAACGACGACGTCTATAAATTGTGGTTCAAAATTCATTTATCGTGCACAAGCATTATTATTTATGTACATTTATTCTCAAATACATGTAATTATGCATACTACGGAGATAATTAACAAATATATCAAATCAGTGCCACCGAGCGTTTTAGAGCGATGAGTTTTTAGTGAACTCTATGCGAAtccatgagagagagagagacgaagaaAGATGGAAATCTACGCGCATGCAgttagattaaaaaaaaaaggaaagaaatgaATAAACAGGGAAATGGTCCAATTGCTGCGACACATACATTCTACTTCACTAGAGGAAAAACAATGCTGGAAAAAAAACGAGGAAATTTTCTCTCATGTAGGTGTACGGAATTATATTAGCAAGCGCATaataaattgtacaaatttgtttATTGTGCTCACAAGTAACTATTATTATGTTGTTTTATCacataaattttctataaaattgtttataagtaACACGTACGATGTTAGCTCGTAAGAAGTAAGCAGGCGTGAATCCCCTGCcttgtatataatattatattcaggTAGAAAGTGTCTATAAGGAAAAAATAGACTATAGAATTTTGGTTCTGATAGGATGAGAACATGTAGGCGGAGGGATGAAAGTCAGTCGAGAAGCAAGTAAGCTGATTTCAATgaatatattgtttatattttagcTATTAAACTACCACTCATGAAAATTAGTGAAAAAAAGGGGGAAAGGCTGTACTACACACTGTACATGTGCAGATATCTTCGTTATCTATAATCTTTGAAGAACATAAACAGGCAATATTATTTCAtggacatatatatatttatatataaatatacgtatttatatatatatatgtatatatatcatatatatatatataagtataaacatatatgcatacatatacatactcaACACTAAAGAAGCAACCGAACGAGCTCGCTTCGGAGATT contains:
- the E(bx) gene encoding nucleosome-remodeling factor subunit NURF301 E(bx) isoform X2; protein product: MTGRGSKRRGRPPKSVVMERPKKFQYHLMKKPKYLQNKGSETPNSQPSTPTPSRPSSPVESEESRRSTRTRKSRGPRERHSRKGGHSGSGVYHRRGYNTNVDYNDSEYHYGSDFGDESSEKSEAEEDPLQSDVESSESIEEPDPSSDSDFSLSSYSTTSGTPRKTLLSQQRPPSPEPLWLQNRELPSLVLPKSSDDLLVPKEYVMPSLSIYEVLRHFRTLVRLSAFRFEDFCAALICEDQTNLLAEIHTMLIKALLREEDSQQTHFGPLDQKDSVNVSLYFVDPMSWPEVLRSYVESDKCFDENILHILSTCEYPFTSIEDRLKVLQFLTDQFLITNPVREDLLHEGNMHYDDHCRVCHRLGDLLCCETCPAVFHLECVEPPLVDVPTEDWQCSTCKAHKVTGVADCIPDVEKNGSLCRQEHLGFDRHGRKYWFLARRVFVESDDGEVWYYSTPLQLDELLLTLDRIEMEVALYRELSDYKDEIVRQMELTESITNQFKGNKKSYLEVENSLILKLQKERQEKQEKEEEDKKEKQRQEAEDMVRRIHEGSDSLEAQLAAVTDQATKPAEESSTRESAAPEMVAENVEVDSVDTDLDAANKTVKTSTSSSEEIDEEALEEEEGISKIGKDGKKHTIVTRSKTGSLQPRTFNMDDLKRRTGTQISKEELEKLDKSLKEEGDGGTRLTRQKAHQIASGTHLFKLGMDNNFKSYVNQYSTNPIALNKAQRNEERDKKRHLSHKFSLTQASEFKWVGSLTGTRALLVSTLRQTILQLESSIQAPYMHTNWPLLRKPWTTAVGACINPRDFARALIVLQACIKSVVFASVWHDQLGHVKLQRVTALEREEKKRQDKKDKKEREDEEERNRLFNFVKYTLGLKHQVWKQKGEEYRIHGQGGWLWVSASRRYKLSDMTKLGLRTGPQKIMVQIRDQEGLKILALDPPTYDFLIKEYCPTKKEENVEVKVKQEIKEEETSKDAMDTSVKQECKAENLKSEPTEKKNSAETTKSDETDSKTDSQSVKQETKMNLSFLAGIKIEKVFTPIKEFEEIDITKALTTNGRLHYPKIAKKIRIDDFLARRTHLKLLEERRLLQTEKSKEQQNQPASQKTEGESEVDIENNEESDTDGGEHTLQSILTGKQPSKTISTSAREMLAVIGKRIQQVKAQYANIMRLTKNSNCYSRYCNMTTPPGKIGSTTQSLTSTCYSPICLQKARLKRDLITLLRKANALNNNQSSTAALVVNTSAAQAQQTGIKTEGSDESKEAIKKDLESAVALATHCKEETPATNVVRDVSSSPPTKKMKIESNQKADNNGNSENVDVVTTTTSNVVTTTTVTTTQQTVKTVDGVVQSMQENMTSKNSVTFSSEVKTSTGQKTTIVNRRGRTVQRSTVAKELNADGTERVYSAVSTEGKIYLKKVSISLADRKKKRTPVKYPLCSTFCTKNKHRSILLLPQHELRKLARVGGRMPVQGFHHVAKANMSVWPYPCPRPLFKTCWLYRTVGIKSLSAAALQLRILWGCLRWDDMAAKPLSTDGKHQITTDTEIMSLEILKHRHVGQFLDKAQYLRRKVVIPLELPKQVREVTSIRSGLRKRKRPESPQSTEPQVTEEWVDEDKLELWEIKQYGDRSRSGQPQSAGAGSNRNSGSTVGLGDQLVSGKATPEEIKEKMEQQLRMQRAAHQQKRALETLKSPANSATSTQLVKVTTTNSAHDGTVKLVSKVAIPANPNSGTKSQLTSLLTTPTQNKTFLGTRRIYMTKSADGTTKVVSGPTSILPKTQLQSGNQQSLIKVSGQAAPVQQIQQKVQILRGPDGKLQVRGLMPGQQLVQMPDGKLHVLNTGQAIATTPAQSAANSSTTQAKPATTTSGTKAAATPNATAAKASPTKATANATQQIQGAQQPQAQSQQAAQRPATTVAIATPTQATKNAIVVANTGQLVQGTQVLSSGGQVISGNQIVVTNANLAQQLATGKAQLTTIGGHQVVIRSTPTGNQIVHLNSTNSSIIVKNTITPNKQQVPALQTTQTTTATTTGTQSTETTSTTVVGSNATTNASATNTTASNQASTAPAPGSVEASLLAGQPPGTVIKCVTAQVIQTTQGPRIVLQGLQGADFTPQQLAMVQQQVKQQLLKAQATTGKQGVLGPTKIYLAVQPAPNSQQALQSSQSSTTVNTPATKSQTAQQSAVSPPAATEPQTGTESIPELPATTEKPKVVVQQVGQPSVPADDESQKTSVANGQQPLQTMKEGSDSSGNKFILTPDYIQQTIKNALKQENLNPEIEEKLLQLQRYQEKQMKGSVENSIATNQSHATPTVTTPRVPSRKRPAPSNIPTTTTPTSTQSLTNDQDGEWETPRKKPAIKQDNRETPKVLRVEPTETELTPKNRAAKLKDSQELRRKQQVHSRMQVLLFRHKELLKKDILKKRALLEKELQIDIQKDLSAELASRTKAERHKQDEVKVGSAKRKANAQVAQQVSPPNRGGRPKKYKAQGSSNTPPGASTASATNRIKKEKLYCLCRTPYDETKFYVGCDLCNNWFHGDCVGITEEMCKTLSEFVCTECRHARDTQELYCLCKQPYDESQFYICCDKCQDWFHGRCVGILQSEAENIDEYVCPNCQRNSSVNFANMKNLNAKDLDLLKKLIKQIQAHKSAWPFMEPVDPNEAPDYYKVIKEPMDLQTIELRINDRSYKKLSEFIGDMTKIFDNCRYYNPKESPFFKCAESLETYFVHKIKSLREKFSEGK